A single window of Nocardioides baekrokdamisoli DNA harbors:
- a CDS encoding rod shape-determining protein: MGTAASWTSALVGRDIAIDLGTANTLVYVKGRGVVVDEPSVVAINQSSGEVLAVGHDAKRMLGRTPDNIVAIRPLKDGVIADFDATEQMLRWFIHRIHPRRSLAKPRMVICVPSGITPVESRAVREAGYLSGARRVHIIEEPMAAAIGAGLPVHLPTGNMIVDIGGGTTEIAVISLGGIVTSLSIRTAGDALDHAIVQFLKKEHALLLGERTAEEVKVTLGSAFPNETEHRADVRGRDLVSGLPRTVSLSTADVRQALEEPLNAIVDAVRTTLDQTPPELAGDIMDRGIVLTGGGALMKGLDERLRHETGMPVHVAEQPLISVALGAGRCVEDFDGLQKVLVSDVRRY, encoded by the coding sequence GATCTGGGCACAGCCAACACGCTCGTGTACGTCAAGGGCCGGGGCGTTGTCGTCGACGAACCCTCCGTGGTCGCGATCAACCAGAGTTCGGGCGAAGTGCTGGCCGTCGGACACGACGCCAAGCGGATGCTGGGGCGTACGCCCGACAACATCGTCGCGATCCGCCCCCTCAAGGACGGCGTCATCGCTGACTTCGATGCGACCGAACAGATGCTGCGCTGGTTCATCCACCGGATCCACCCGCGCCGGAGTCTGGCCAAGCCCCGGATGGTCATCTGCGTGCCGAGCGGGATCACGCCGGTCGAGAGTCGAGCGGTCCGCGAGGCCGGATACCTGAGCGGCGCACGGCGGGTCCACATCATCGAGGAGCCGATGGCGGCCGCGATCGGCGCCGGTCTGCCCGTGCACCTGCCGACCGGCAACATGATCGTCGACATCGGTGGCGGCACGACCGAGATCGCGGTCATTTCGCTCGGCGGCATCGTCACCAGCCTGAGCATCCGCACGGCCGGCGACGCGCTCGACCACGCGATCGTGCAGTTCCTCAAGAAGGAGCATGCCCTCCTGCTCGGTGAGCGCACGGCCGAGGAGGTCAAGGTCACCCTCGGCAGCGCCTTCCCGAACGAGACCGAGCACCGCGCGGACGTACGCGGACGCGACCTCGTCAGCGGGCTGCCCCGGACCGTCAGTCTGAGCACGGCCGACGTACGCCAGGCGCTCGAGGAGCCGCTCAACGCCATCGTCGACGCCGTACGCACCACACTCGACCAGACGCCGCCCGAGCTGGCCGGCGACATCATGGACCGCGGCATCGTCCTGACCGGCGGCGGCGCGCTGATGAAGGGCCTCGACGAGCGCCTGCGTCACGAGACCGGCATGCCGGTGCATGTCGCGGAGCAGCCCCTCATCTCCGTTGCACTCGGTGCCGGTCGGTGCGTCGAGGACTTCGACGGACTGCAGAAGGTCCTCGTCAGCGACGTCCGGCGGTACTAG